The window GTCATCAGCACCGCGACGGCGGGGTCGGCGTCGGGGCGCGCCGCCCAAGGAACGGGACGCGGCGGCCGACTCGGGCCGGCGTCGCGGCCGTGCGGCCGCACCGCCGAAGGGGGAGAAGGGGGCACGTGACGACCTCGACGCTGGACGAAGTCCGGTCTTAGCGCCCCGACGTTAACGTTTCTGAAGCGGCGAAATCAGCCGCCCTTGACGCGGGCCTTGCGGGCCGCGTAGCGCGCGTCGCGCGCCGCCTTGCGGGCGGCCTCGTCGGCCAGGATGCGGGCCGCCCGCTCCAGGCGTGCAGCCTCGGCGGCCTGCTTCTCGAGCTCGATCTGGGCGAGCCGCTCGAGCTCTGCGGCGGCCTCGGCGGCCTCGCGGGCGGCCTTCTCCTCGGCCTCCTTCAGGAGCTGCAGGCGCCGCAGCTCCTCCTTCTCGGCGGCGCGCTTGGCGCGGGCCTCGGCGATCGCCTGACGCTCGGCCTGCTTGCGGAGGACCTCCGGGTCGTCGTCCGCCGGCCTCGTCTTCAGTTTTTCGACCAGGGCCTTCTTGGCCGCGGAGGTGGAGCTGATGCGATCGGCGAAATTGGCGCTGTTGAACTTACCCACTTGTCGTCCATGTTCGAGTGCGGCGGGGTCATCCGCCGATCGAGCCGGCGGGCTGCGCCACACGGCCGTGCGGCGATGCTCCGATATAGGCATGGCCGGCGGCCGTGAAAAGCTCCGGGCCGCCCCGGAAGGCCCGGCGCGCGTCAGCGATGCGCGGACGCCCCTCCGATGCCCGCGTCCAGGGCGGGATGCGTGTCGGCCGCCTCCGCCGCCCCGCCGAAGCCGTGCATGCGCAGGGCCCATTGCAGGCCGATCAGCGCGCCCTTCACCACGGGCAGCAGGCCCAGGCACAGGGCCACGGTGGCCGGCAGCCAGACCATCGCGTGCAGCCACAGCGGCCAGGCATAGGCGATGTCGATCCCGACCACCGCGGCGACGATGAGGTGGCCGGCGAAGAAGATCGTCACGTAGGGCGGGGCATCGTCGGCGCGCTGGTGGTGAAGCTCCTCGCCGCAGGCCCGGCAGGCGTCGACGGGCTTGAGATAAGCGCGGTAGAGCCCGCCCGCACCGCAGGCGGGGCAGCGGCAGAGCGCGCCGCGGAGCATGGCCGCCGCGAGGCTCCGCTCCGGCGGGGCGGCCTCCTCGCCGTAGCTGTAGGTCTGGGCGTCGGTCTCCATGACGGTCCTTCCCTCGATGTCGCCCGGCGCCCGGCCGCGCCCGCCCCCATGATGGGGATCGCGCCGCGGGATCGCACGGTGGGCTTCGTTAACCCCGTTGTAAACGGCCGTGTGAACTGATGCGGCCCAGGCCGCGCGCGACCGGGCGGCCGAACGGGGATGCGCGCCGTGGTGTCGCTCAAGGCTGGCAAGATCATCCTGCTCGGCGCCACCTGCGGGATGATCGCCGCGGCCGTGAACGTGTCGGTCCTGATCGGAGCGCGTCAGGACGAGCTCGACGCGGCGTCCCGCTGCCGGACCTGCGCGGCCGCGGCCGGGGTCGAGCTGGAGTTCACGCGCCTGGAGGAGCGCATCGCCGCCGCGCCCGCCGCCGCCTCCGGCGTGGCGGACGCGCGGCTCCGCTTCGACGCGCTGCGCGAACGCGCGGCGGCGCTCGACGCGCCGGAGCTGCGCGCCGAGCTCGCCGCGCTGCCGGGGGCGCTCCCCACCCTCGACCGCCTCGACGCTGTCCTGCGCGATCTCGACCCCCTGATGGGCCGCGTCGACCGGCCGGACGTCGGCGCGGCCGCCCTCGCCCTGATGGCGCCGCTCGACTTCGAGCTGTCGCGCCTCGTCGCCGAGGCCGACCGGCTCGGGGAAGCGCGCGGCGCCGCGGGGCGGGCCGAGCTCGCGCGGCTCTACCGGGTGCTCACCACCGTCGTGGCGGCACTGTTCGCCTTCGGGGCCGCGCTGCTGGCGCTGCTGTACCGCCACAACCGCCGTCTCGGCGAGGCCCGCGACAGGCTCGCCGCCTCGACGGCCGAGCTCGAAGCCGCGTCGGCGCGCCTCGCGGCCGCCAATGCCGAAGCGTCGGCCGCCGCGGCCGAGCTCGCGGCCCGCAACGTCGTGCTGGACCGGCGCGACCGCGAGCTCGGCCAGCAGAACAAGCGCTTCGACGCCGCGCTGAACAACATGTCGCTGGCCCTGTGCATGGTGGACGCGGGCGACCGGCTCGTCGTGTATAATCAGCGCTTCGCCGACCTGTTCGGGCTCGACCTCGCCCCCATCCCGGGCGTGCTCTTCGCCGACCTCGTCGCCCTGGCCGACGGCCCGCGGCTCGGCGAGGTCCACGCCCGCCAGCGGGCCCTGTCGACGGACGGCGGCCGGGTGACGACCTTCGTGCAGGACCTGTCGACCGGCTTGGCGGCGCTGCCCGTCGGCCCGTTCGCGGTGCCGCCCGGCTCGGGGCTCGTGCTGTCCGTGTCGCATCGCCCCATGCGGGACGGCGGCTGGGTGGCGACCTACGAGGACATCACGCAACGCCGCCACGACGAGGCGCGCATCGCCCACCTGGCCCAGCACGACGCGCTGACCGGACTCAGCAACCGCGGAGCCTTCGCGGCGAAACTCGACGCGGCCCTTTCGGACGGGCGCCGCCGCGGGCGCGCCTCCGCGGTCCACTGCATCGGCGTCGACCGGTTCCGGGACGTCAACGACGGCTTCGGACACGGCGCCGGCGACGCGCTGCTGCGTGAGATCGCCGCCCGGCTCCTCGCCGAAGCCGGGGACGGCGCGGTGGCGCGGTTCGGCGGCGACGAGTTCGCCGTGCTGCAAACCGGCGCGCGGGCCGACGAGATTCCGGCGCTGGCGGCGCGGCTGAGCCGGGCGGTGGCCCGGCCCTTCACGGTCGGGGGGCGCGAGATCATCGTCTCGGCCGGCCTCGGGCACGCGGCGGCGCCGGCCGACGGCGACACGGCGGACGCGCTGCTCAAGGCCGCGCAACTGGCGCTGGCCGAGGCGAAGCGCGCGGGG is drawn from Lichenibacterium dinghuense and contains these coding sequences:
- a CDS encoding DUF983 domain-containing protein, with the protein product METDAQTYSYGEEAAPPERSLAAAMLRGALCRCPACGAGGLYRAYLKPVDACRACGEELHHQRADDAPPYVTIFFAGHLIVAAVVGIDIAYAWPLWLHAMVWLPATVALCLGLLPVVKGALIGLQWALRMHGFGGAAEAADTHPALDAGIGGASAHR
- a CDS encoding putative bifunctional diguanylate cyclase/phosphodiesterase, which gives rise to MVSLKAGKIILLGATCGMIAAAVNVSVLIGARQDELDAASRCRTCAAAAGVELEFTRLEERIAAAPAAASGVADARLRFDALRERAAALDAPELRAELAALPGALPTLDRLDAVLRDLDPLMGRVDRPDVGAAALALMAPLDFELSRLVAEADRLGEARGAAGRAELARLYRVLTTVVAALFAFGAALLALLYRHNRRLGEARDRLAASTAELEAASARLAAANAEASAAAAELAARNVVLDRRDRELGQQNKRFDAALNNMSLALCMVDAGDRLVVYNQRFADLFGLDLAPIPGVLFADLVALADGPRLGEVHARQRALSTDGGRVTTFVQDLSTGLAALPVGPFAVPPGSGLVLSVSHRPMRDGGWVATYEDITQRRHDEARIAHLAQHDALTGLSNRGAFAAKLDAALSDGRRRGRASAVHCIGVDRFRDVNDGFGHGAGDALLREIAARLLAEAGDGAVARFGGDEFAVLQTGARADEIPALAARLSRAVARPFTVGGREIIVSAGLGHAAAPADGDTADALLKAAQLALAEAKRAGRGAVRAFTPDMDAARRARRALEADLGRALAAGEFELFFQPLVDARRVAVTGFEALLRWRHPSRGLVSPVEFIPVAEELGLIGGIGAWVLGAACRAATAWPGGQTVAVNLSPAQFAVTDLLATVEDALSASGLDPRRLELEITESVPLGEDSLGVLHALRTRGIRIAMDDFGTGYSSLSYLRRFPFDKIKIDQSFVRDLASRPDCIKIVRSITALGQSLGMTTTAEGVETAEQFAQLQAAGCDQVQGYHFGRPRPAAEIAFVPEIVAAA
- a CDS encoding DUF6481 family protein, translating into MGKFNSANFADRISSTSAAKKALVEKLKTRPADDDPEVLRKQAERQAIAEARAKRAAEKEELRRLQLLKEAEEKAAREAAEAAAELERLAQIELEKQAAEAARLERAARILADEAARKAARDARYAARKARVKGG